A genome region from Campylobacterota bacterium includes the following:
- a CDS encoding 2Fe-2S iron-sulfur cluster-binding protein, whose protein sequence is MINFTINGQPVTAQKGETILQAARKAGLYIPTMCYLEKTTPCASCRLCVVETDKTDGFVLSCQTPPTEGLCVTIDSEKLKTERTNIMRLYDVNHPLECGVCDKSGACDLQNKTLEFGVDRQHFSAKEQHRKIEHWGLINYDPSLCILCEKCVHVCNEIIGDDAITLQFGGYKSSVIPKNSETLDCTFCGECIAVCPVGALVSSDFQYSANAWELSQVPATCVHCSAGCSLSYEVRHTSNAFGGKPKIYRVTNDFEHTTLCGAGRFGFDFNIDAEKDEAELARAAEAIGKCKAIRFGSMITNEEALILQKLKEAHGVKLYNEEARAYRRFMNAYGSISGKKSYGGSTEAVASSDAIIVFGGRISTDNPALRYSVTTAARHNGAKVVYMHPLEDALLQNVVTQYVKYEVGTEEGVAAMLAKTLLKESDIAEEIRRYFDDLDEGYLCAESNVGDEEFERLAKTFGRAKRKTLVIGSDLLNHRRSENIARLCAMIETYTEFSVVVAAPSVNTVGVSLICDLDADTGAEAVGYNAPGIYTMGSLANAQLPLPALNSQEGTFVSMNNQVLPTNVAVAFNGYTLNDVAAKLGVEAAYTIDYTVQLPGACGFEGREFDSLGNFFGPLGEDNRGYILENVDVEACGALEEVDDLPEFNGTVVYRCNPVNQFNAYTAQSRQLEKDTALRGSAQFAAAAKIANGDKIRIEFGSGSEERIFVLDGSLKGTVALVPSYDGAYGPANDNYRFEKVKISRVGSEG, encoded by the coding sequence ATGATCAATTTTACGATTAACGGCCAGCCCGTCACTGCGCAAAAAGGGGAGACGATCCTCCAGGCGGCGCGCAAAGCGGGACTTTACATTCCGACGATGTGCTACCTTGAAAAAACGACGCCGTGCGCCTCGTGCCGATTGTGCGTGGTGGAGACCGACAAGACCGACGGGTTCGTCCTCAGCTGCCAGACTCCTCCGACCGAGGGGCTCTGTGTTACGATCGACTCGGAGAAACTCAAAACGGAACGGACGAACATCATGCGTCTGTACGACGTCAACCACCCCTTGGAATGCGGCGTCTGCGACAAATCCGGAGCGTGCGACCTGCAGAACAAGACGCTCGAATTCGGCGTTGACCGCCAGCACTTCAGTGCTAAAGAGCAACACCGCAAAATCGAGCACTGGGGACTGATCAATTACGATCCGTCACTGTGTATTTTGTGCGAAAAATGCGTTCACGTCTGTAACGAAATTATCGGAGACGATGCGATTACGCTGCAATTCGGGGGATACAAATCTTCCGTCATTCCCAAAAACAGCGAGACGCTCGATTGTACGTTCTGCGGCGAGTGTATCGCCGTCTGCCCGGTCGGTGCACTGGTGAGCTCGGACTTCCAGTACAGCGCCAACGCGTGGGAGTTGAGTCAGGTTCCCGCGACGTGTGTGCACTGTTCGGCAGGGTGTTCGCTCTCCTATGAGGTGCGCCACACTTCGAACGCATTTGGGGGCAAGCCGAAAATCTACCGCGTCACAAACGACTTCGAGCACACGACACTGTGCGGTGCGGGTCGATTCGGATTCGATTTCAACATCGACGCGGAAAAAGACGAAGCGGAACTGGCACGTGCCGCAGAAGCGATCGGCAAATGCAAAGCGATCCGTTTTGGTTCGATGATTACCAACGAAGAAGCGCTGATCCTGCAAAAGCTCAAAGAAGCGCACGGCGTGAAACTGTATAATGAAGAAGCCCGTGCGTACCGCCGCTTTATGAACGCTTACGGTTCGATCAGCGGCAAAAAGAGTTACGGGGGAAGTACCGAGGCAGTCGCTTCGAGCGACGCCATCATCGTATTCGGCGGGCGGATCTCCACCGATAACCCCGCATTGCGCTACAGCGTGACGACGGCGGCCCGCCACAACGGGGCCAAAGTCGTGTACATGCATCCGCTCGAAGACGCGTTGCTGCAAAACGTCGTGACGCAATACGTCAAATACGAAGTGGGGACCGAAGAAGGGGTCGCGGCGATGCTCGCCAAAACCCTCCTCAAAGAATCGGACATCGCCGAAGAGATTCGCCGCTATTTCGACGATCTTGATGAAGGATACCTGTGCGCCGAGAGCAACGTCGGCGACGAAGAGTTTGAACGCCTCGCCAAAACATTCGGTCGTGCCAAGCGCAAGACCCTCGTCATCGGGAGCGACCTGCTCAATCACCGCCGCAGCGAGAACATTGCGCGTTTGTGCGCGATGATCGAAACGTATACGGAGTTTTCGGTCGTCGTCGCCGCACCAAGCGTCAATACGGTCGGCGTTTCGCTGATCTGCGACCTCGATGCCGATACCGGGGCAGAAGCGGTCGGTTACAATGCTCCGGGCATCTATACGATGGGATCGCTTGCAAATGCGCAGCTTCCCCTACCCGCACTCAATTCGCAGGAGGGGACGTTCGTCAGCATGAACAACCAGGTGCTGCCGACCAACGTAGCGGTGGCGTTTAACGGTTATACCCTTAACGACGTTGCCGCAAAACTGGGCGTCGAGGCGGCGTATACGATCGATTATACGGTGCAGCTCCCCGGAGCGTGCGGATTTGAAGGGCGTGAATTCGATTCGCTCGGCAACTTTTTCGGGCCCCTGGGCGAAGACAACCGGGGTTACATCCTTGAAAACGTCGACGTCGAAGCCTGCGGAGCGCTCGAAGAGGTGGACGATCTGCCCGAATTCAACGGAACGGTGGTTTACCGCTGCAATCCGGTCAATCAGTTCAATGCGTATACGGCGCAGAGCCGGCAGCTCGAAAAAGATACAGCCCTGCGCGGTTCGGCGCAGTTTGCGGCTGCCGCAAAAATTGCGAACGGTGATAAAATTCGCATTGAATTCGGATCCGGAAGCGAAGAGAGGATTTTC
- a CDS encoding FAD-dependent oxidoreductase — MSKVYFSTWRGEQVNNIGKSDEEWQNSAYNLPLEYNEHASSKAFIGWDGVALFSPDVDVVRLATEYAAQYQVYSEACGRCAPGRWGGRILYDLLDKIARGEGSVADMEHLKEVSRTMQETSKCEIGKTVPNPLLDLMNHFESEFMACIEGQKPSKHYHMDDTNYIAKITAPCMDACPAHVDIPAYIEGVRDLRFDDSLMATRQTMPLAHTCGRVCPHPCETECRRANLDEPISIMELKRLGADYETDHGFGFFHPAQKKSSIGKKVAVIGAGPAGLTGAYYLALEGIDVDVYEELPVLGGEVAVGVPEYRMPIDKYNQDIEAVRDLGVNFITNTKVTADMMRQFEQDYDAILVATGTRISKKVYCDNERPEIQGYWGAIDFLDKINLQVKYDIMVDEADQKRHMLPTNWVDLTGKTVACVGGGFTSMDVVRCSIRAGAKKVIMLYRRDEATIIKNTTYEEYHEAVEEGVEFIFHSAVAKMNDENDVLKSLTVDRFELVPDPNGGRPTLEKIEGASFDIDVDYLIPAVSQSADLKLLPEEWEIERTSWATIKTNGKDYMTSRKGIFAAGDCEYGPMTIVNAVGQAKRAASVISRYVQTGEITLTDEEIMEDHLRKLKVYNKKEKIKGWLPGLPRAHSEVLTVDERKDNNREVKYGFTQEEALSEAERCMRCYYIAMVAH; from the coding sequence GTGAGCAAAGTCTATTTCTCCACGTGGCGGGGTGAGCAGGTCAACAACATCGGAAAATCCGATGAAGAGTGGCAAAATTCTGCCTATAACCTACCGCTTGAATACAACGAACACGCCTCTTCCAAAGCGTTTATCGGATGGGACGGCGTCGCGCTGTTCAGCCCGGACGTCGACGTCGTTCGTCTGGCTACGGAATACGCCGCCCAGTACCAGGTCTATTCCGAAGCGTGCGGACGGTGCGCACCGGGACGCTGGGGCGGGCGGATTCTCTACGACCTGCTCGATAAAATCGCGCGGGGCGAAGGTTCGGTAGCCGACATGGAACACCTCAAGGAAGTTTCCCGTACGATGCAGGAAACCTCCAAATGTGAAATCGGCAAAACGGTTCCCAATCCGCTGCTGGATTTGATGAATCATTTCGAATCGGAATTCATGGCGTGCATCGAAGGACAAAAACCTTCCAAACACTACCACATGGACGATACGAATTATATCGCCAAGATCACGGCCCCCTGTATGGATGCCTGTCCGGCGCACGTCGATATCCCTGCGTACATCGAAGGGGTACGGGACTTGCGGTTTGACGACTCGCTGATGGCGACGCGCCAGACGATGCCTCTGGCCCATACCTGCGGACGGGTCTGTCCCCATCCCTGCGAAACCGAATGTCGCCGCGCGAATCTCGACGAACCGATCTCGATCATGGAGCTCAAACGTCTGGGTGCCGACTACGAAACCGATCACGGTTTCGGATTTTTCCACCCTGCGCAGAAGAAGTCCTCAATCGGCAAAAAAGTGGCGGTGATCGGTGCAGGGCCTGCGGGTCTGACCGGAGCGTATTACCTCGCGCTGGAGGGGATCGACGTCGACGTGTACGAGGAACTCCCGGTTCTCGGCGGCGAAGTCGCGGTCGGGGTTCCCGAATACCGGATGCCGATCGACAAATACAATCAGGACATCGAAGCGGTTCGCGATTTGGGGGTGAATTTTATCACCAATACGAAAGTCACCGCCGACATGATGCGTCAGTTCGAACAGGACTATGACGCCATCCTGGTCGCGACGGGAACACGGATTTCGAAAAAAGTCTATTGTGACAACGAACGTCCAGAAATTCAGGGATACTGGGGAGCGATCGATTTTCTCGATAAAATCAACCTCCAGGTCAAATACGACATCATGGTCGACGAAGCAGACCAGAAGCGGCACATGCTTCCGACAAACTGGGTCGATCTGACCGGCAAAACGGTTGCGTGCGTCGGAGGGGGGTTCACCTCGATGGACGTCGTACGCTGTTCGATCCGCGCCGGTGCGAAAAAAGTGATTATGCTCTATCGCCGCGACGAAGCGACAATCATCAAAAACACGACCTACGAAGAGTACCACGAAGCGGTCGAAGAGGGGGTCGAATTTATTTTCCACTCTGCGGTTGCGAAAATGAACGATGAAAACGACGTCCTCAAATCGCTGACGGTGGACCGTTTCGAACTGGTTCCCGATCCGAACGGCGGACGTCCTACGCTGGAGAAAATCGAAGGAGCGTCGTTCGACATCGACGTGGACTATCTGATTCCGGCCGTTTCCCAGAGCGCCGATCTCAAACTCCTTCCCGAAGAGTGGGAGATCGAGCGCACCTCATGGGCGACGATCAAAACGAACGGCAAGGATTACATGACGTCGCGCAAAGGGATTTTTGCGGCAGGTGACTGCGAATACGGCCCGATGACGATCGTCAACGCCGTAGGACAGGCCAAGCGTGCGGCTTCGGTGATTTCGCGCTATGTGCAGACCGGCGAAATCACTCTCACCGACGAGGAGATTATGGAAGACCACCTCCGTAAACTCAAGGTCTACAACAAGAAAGAGAAGATCAAAGGATGGCTTCCGGGATTGCCTAGAGCCCACAGCGAAGTCCTCACGGTCGACGAACGCAAAGACAACAACCGTGAGGTCAAATACGGCTTTACGCAGGAAGAAGCACTTTCCGAAGCGGAGCGCTGCATGCGCTGTTATTACATTGCGATGGTCGCGCACTAA
- a CDS encoding NADH-ubiquinone oxidoreductase subunit E family protein, producing the protein MKRYDLRHLKDDFYGRMGEILKNEAKAGEVVIFLFEIGDFSPVQKSADLVKELGFELMNSLKFNEADWTIVVKK; encoded by the coding sequence ATGAAACGTTACGATTTGCGTCATCTCAAAGATGATTTTTACGGTCGGATGGGAGAGATCCTTAAAAACGAGGCGAAAGCCGGAGAAGTGGTGATCTTTTTGTTTGAAATCGGCGATTTTTCACCGGTTCAAAAATCGGCTGACCTGGTCAAAGAACTCGGGTTCGAACTGATGAACTCGCTCAAGTTCAACGAAGCCGACTGGACCATCGTGGTCAAAAAATAA